A stretch of the Amycolatopsis sp. BJA-103 genome encodes the following:
- a CDS encoding LysR family transcriptional regulator — translation MPSELPDPVLLRTFVSVAERGSFTAAASAGGYTQSAVSRQMASLEDVWGVELFARRARGVRLTPAGEHLLPHAKALLERFSDTIRALDAVRRLDVGHLRIGAFPTANLALVSGALKRFQSRHEGISLALQEGTTERLLRLLGAGDLDIAVVSTHKNPDLTGIHLDHLVEDRIHVALPGEHRLASRDEVPLAELADEHWIVADTVEAVSALQATCATAGFIPHTPLRAGEWMVKLELVADGLGVALVPGMMTPHIPARIAVRPLAPDPPRRTVYAAVPPHAHRYPAVSAFLEDLRSVAADLAKTPDLTPEAKRRDRLPKARRD, via the coding sequence GTGCCTTCAGAGCTACCGGACCCGGTTTTGCTGCGAACGTTCGTTTCGGTCGCCGAACGCGGATCGTTCACCGCGGCGGCCTCCGCGGGTGGATACACCCAGTCCGCGGTTTCACGGCAAATGGCTTCCCTAGAAGATGTTTGGGGGGTGGAACTGTTCGCCCGGCGGGCTCGAGGAGTCCGGCTCACCCCGGCCGGAGAACATCTGCTGCCCCACGCGAAAGCGCTCCTCGAACGTTTCTCCGACACCATTCGCGCACTGGACGCCGTCCGGCGGCTCGACGTCGGGCACTTGCGGATCGGCGCTTTTCCCACCGCGAACCTGGCGCTGGTTTCCGGCGCGCTGAAACGTTTCCAGTCCCGGCACGAGGGAATCTCGCTGGCGCTACAGGAAGGGACCACCGAGCGCCTGCTGCGCCTGTTGGGTGCGGGCGACCTGGACATCGCCGTGGTCAGCACCCACAAGAATCCCGATCTCACCGGCATCCACCTGGATCATCTCGTCGAGGACCGGATACACGTCGCCCTGCCCGGAGAACATCGGCTGGCGTCGCGGGACGAGGTCCCCCTGGCCGAACTGGCCGACGAGCACTGGATCGTCGCGGACACGGTCGAAGCCGTGTCCGCGCTGCAGGCCACCTGCGCCACCGCCGGGTTCATCCCGCACACGCCGCTGCGCGCCGGCGAGTGGATGGTCAAACTCGAACTGGTGGCCGACGGGCTCGGCGTGGCCCTCGTCCCCGGCATGATGACTCCCCACATCCCGGCGAGGATCGCCGTGCGGCCGCTCGCCCCCGATCCGCCGAGACGGACCGTGTACGCGGCGGTTCCCCCGCACGCGCACCGATATCCGGCGGTGTCCGCGTTCCTCGAGGATCTGCGTTCCGTGGCCGCCGATCTGGCGAAGACCCCGGACCTCACGCCGGAAGCGAAACGACGAGATCGACTTCCAAAAGCGCGTCGGGATTGA
- a CDS encoding RidA family protein — protein sequence MNGDSGALLYVSGQIAVDDQGALVGKGDVGKQTEQVFDILGRILAAHGAGFDDVVNIRTFLTDMDQLQGYLAIRKQHLTGTPPSSTTVEVSRLFNPDALLEVDLVVSLPA from the coding sequence GTGAATGGAGACTCCGGCGCCCTGCTGTACGTTTCCGGGCAGATCGCCGTCGACGACCAAGGCGCGCTGGTGGGGAAGGGCGACGTCGGCAAGCAAACCGAGCAGGTTTTCGACATTCTCGGCAGGATCCTCGCCGCGCACGGCGCCGGTTTCGACGACGTGGTCAACATCCGGACGTTCTTGACCGACATGGACCAATTGCAGGGCTACTTGGCCATTCGTAAACAACATCTGACCGGGACGCCGCCCTCCAGCACCACCGTCGAAGTGAGCAGGCTGTTCAATCCCGACGCGCTTTTGGAAGTCGATCTCGTCGTTTCGCTTCCGGCGTGA